In Desulfosediminicola ganghwensis, a single window of DNA contains:
- the glp gene encoding gephyrin-like molybdotransferase Glp — protein MTSKPQTRDMLGRTTLTPVPEARSILLDQLQKISPETETIRIEDGLDRVLAQSIFSAENLPPHPRSVMDGFAVCAADTFGASESMPCYLQITGNVAMGEMPVGEVQRGCCFKIATGGFLPKGADAVIMHEHTVPVDETMIEIVKGGGPGTAIIGVGDDIREGEEALKPGHLLRPQDLGLLAALGITQIKVYRQVRVGIVSTGDEIVPHSEQPGPGKIRNINSVALVGLISRAGAIPTDYGIVSDQREVFFPVLENALKENDIVLFSGGSSVGVRDLGEQAVESLGPPGILVHGVKLKPGKPVLIGLSGTKPVFGLPGHPVSALVCFDLFVAPAIKQLSGEVTGPKPTATVTAKLSRNLNSAAGRLDLVRVRLIQEKGSCIAEPVMGKSGAISTLSRAHGYFLIDEDSQGVTQDSPVEVYIYS, from the coding sequence ATGACATCCAAACCACAAACCCGGGATATGCTGGGGCGCACAACCCTTACTCCCGTACCGGAGGCCAGATCGATACTGCTCGACCAGCTGCAAAAGATCTCCCCGGAAACAGAAACTATTCGTATAGAAGATGGCCTGGACCGGGTCCTTGCACAATCTATATTCTCCGCAGAGAACCTTCCACCTCACCCGCGTTCAGTCATGGACGGTTTTGCTGTCTGTGCCGCAGACACTTTTGGCGCAAGCGAATCTATGCCTTGCTATCTGCAAATCACCGGCAACGTCGCCATGGGGGAAATGCCAGTAGGTGAAGTACAGCGGGGCTGCTGCTTCAAGATCGCCACCGGCGGCTTTCTGCCCAAAGGCGCTGATGCGGTGATCATGCACGAGCACACGGTTCCAGTCGATGAGACCATGATTGAAATCGTAAAAGGCGGTGGACCTGGCACAGCTATCATCGGCGTTGGCGATGACATTCGCGAAGGTGAAGAGGCCCTGAAGCCCGGCCACTTGCTCAGACCACAGGATCTTGGCCTATTGGCTGCACTCGGCATAACCCAAATCAAGGTGTATCGCCAGGTACGGGTAGGCATTGTCTCAACCGGCGATGAAATAGTCCCCCACTCCGAACAACCGGGTCCCGGCAAGATTCGAAACATCAACAGTGTGGCTCTCGTTGGCCTCATTTCAAGGGCCGGAGCCATTCCGACAGATTACGGTATTGTCTCAGATCAGCGCGAGGTGTTCTTTCCTGTTCTTGAAAACGCTTTAAAAGAAAACGACATCGTGCTCTTTTCCGGCGGTAGCTCTGTCGGTGTACGCGACCTTGGGGAACAGGCTGTAGAATCTCTCGGGCCTCCGGGAATATTGGTACACGGCGTTAAGCTTAAACCCGGAAAACCCGTTCTCATAGGCTTGAGCGGCACAAAACCTGTTTTTGGGCTTCCCGGCCATCCGGTGTCCGCACTGGTTTGTTTTGATTTATTCGTTGCACCGGCTATCAAACAACTTTCTGGTGAAGTTACCGGACCGAAACCGACAGCAACGGTGACAGCAAAACTTTCCAGAAATCTCAACTCTGCTGCAGGTCGACTCGACCTGGTTCGTGTGCGGCTGATACAAGAGAAGGGATCATGTATAGCAGAACCGGTCATGGGTAAATCCGGGGCCATATCAACCCTGTCACGCGCGCATGGCTATTTTTTGATTGATGAAGACAGCCAGGGAGTCACCCAGGATTCTCCGGTCGAGGTATATATCTACTCATGA
- a CDS encoding molybdopterin biosynthesis protein, which yields MSTRNIYVKNTPLQEARDKWFKALQDKGFFSRNRSEIIAVDDCLGKVTAEPVFARRSSPAHNAAAMDGIAVHFADLASASEASPVQLSPEKFQQVNTGNAIPEGCNAVVMIEDVHILDNGSAELHMPATPWQHVRTIGEDIVATELILPEGHHIRPIDQGAMLATGITEVAVQRSPKATVIPTGSELIQPNQEPKPGEIIEFNSRILAGYLQDWGVDASRSQPVADNPEALRAALTQAAAENDFVVMNAGASAGTKDFSSTILAEIGDVIVHGVAIKPGKPVILALIGDTPVIGLPGYPVSAVLTMRIFIRHLVSTLLGRELDDHGTIEAVMSRPVHSAMGVDEFVRITLGKVGDTLMATPAGKGGGAVMSLVRADGLLTIPVGNEGVGAGEKVQIELVRPQAEVDATLVFIGSHDNILDLLANQLHQQRPYTRISSAHVGSMGGIMAIRRNEAHLAGCHLLDEATDEYNIPFIKRLLPRIPLQLINLCYREQGLIVPKGNPKNIQCFQDMVDGDLTFINRQGGAGTRLLTDKILKESGISPEQLNGYYHEEYTHMSVAAAVASTSVDAGMGIRAAAVALGLDFVPIAEERYDLIVPQKFLDDPKVIKVLDLIRNGEEFHNKILALGGYNLRDTGKVLYEQGE from the coding sequence ATGAGCACACGAAATATTTACGTTAAGAACACTCCCCTGCAGGAAGCCCGCGATAAATGGTTCAAGGCTCTGCAAGACAAAGGATTCTTTTCCAGAAATCGTTCCGAGATCATTGCTGTCGATGATTGCCTCGGCAAAGTCACAGCGGAGCCTGTATTTGCGAGACGCTCTTCCCCCGCACACAACGCAGCGGCAATGGACGGAATCGCAGTACACTTTGCAGATCTGGCCTCCGCCAGTGAAGCATCGCCAGTTCAACTCTCACCTGAAAAATTCCAACAGGTGAACACCGGCAATGCCATACCGGAAGGTTGTAATGCAGTGGTAATGATTGAGGATGTACATATCCTCGACAACGGCTCAGCAGAACTTCACATGCCGGCCACTCCCTGGCAGCATGTCCGAACCATCGGTGAGGATATCGTTGCCACCGAACTGATTCTGCCAGAGGGACACCACATCAGGCCGATTGATCAGGGAGCTATGCTTGCCACCGGCATCACTGAAGTAGCTGTCCAACGCAGCCCAAAAGCCACAGTGATTCCAACTGGTAGTGAATTGATTCAACCCAACCAGGAACCAAAGCCAGGGGAAATCATTGAATTCAATTCCCGCATTCTTGCCGGTTACCTGCAGGATTGGGGTGTCGATGCCAGCCGGTCCCAGCCAGTGGCTGATAATCCGGAGGCATTGCGTGCCGCATTGACTCAAGCCGCCGCAGAAAATGACTTTGTGGTCATGAACGCAGGTGCTTCCGCAGGTACCAAGGATTTCAGCTCGACAATTCTCGCCGAGATTGGTGATGTCATTGTCCACGGTGTTGCCATCAAGCCCGGGAAACCTGTTATTCTGGCTCTTATTGGTGATACACCGGTTATTGGCCTTCCTGGTTATCCTGTATCCGCTGTTCTTACCATGCGGATTTTCATCAGACACCTGGTGAGCACCCTGCTCGGGAGGGAACTTGATGACCACGGTACGATTGAAGCTGTCATGTCCAGGCCCGTCCACTCTGCCATGGGAGTAGATGAGTTTGTCCGTATAACCCTGGGCAAGGTCGGCGATACCCTGATGGCAACCCCTGCAGGCAAAGGTGGCGGAGCGGTAATGTCATTGGTTCGTGCAGATGGACTGCTTACTATCCCCGTCGGTAACGAGGGCGTCGGTGCCGGTGAAAAGGTACAGATTGAGCTGGTTCGTCCCCAGGCTGAAGTAGACGCCACTCTGGTCTTCATCGGCAGCCACGATAATATTCTTGACCTGCTTGCCAACCAACTGCATCAGCAGCGGCCCTATACCAGGATTTCCTCAGCCCATGTCGGTTCCATGGGTGGAATAATGGCCATTCGTCGTAACGAGGCCCATCTTGCCGGCTGCCACCTGCTCGATGAAGCTACCGATGAATACAACATTCCATTTATAAAACGTCTTCTTCCCCGGATTCCACTGCAGCTCATTAATCTCTGCTATCGCGAACAGGGGCTGATTGTACCGAAAGGCAATCCGAAAAACATTCAATGCTTCCAGGATATGGTTGATGGCGATCTTACCTTCATTAACCGTCAGGGAGGAGCGGGAACGCGCCTGCTGACCGATAAAATTTTAAAAGAATCGGGGATCTCTCCGGAGCAACTCAACGGTTACTACCATGAAGAATACACCCATATGAGCGTTGCCGCCGCTGTCGCCAGCACCAGTGTCGATGCAGGCATGGGCATTAGAGCTGCGGCCGTTGCCCTGGGCCTCGATTTCGTACCGATTGCCGAGGAGCGGTACGATCTTATCGTTCCACAAAAATTCCTCGACGACCCGAAAGTAATAAAAGTACTCGACCTCATTCGCAATGGGGAAGAATTTCATAATAAGATACTTGCCCTTGGAGGTTATAACCTGCGTGATACCGGCAAGGTTCTCTATGAACAGGGTGAATGA
- a CDS encoding aldehyde ferredoxin oxidoreductase family protein: MKDRIFRVNLTDMTTTVEDVPESWAGHGGRGLTSTIVAAEVDPTCHPLGPKNKLVFAPGLLSGTVAANSGRLSVGGKSPLTGTIKEANGGGTAAQLMARCGVKALILEGQPADDKWFSLAVTPEGVTIEEETELVGKGNFAVLETLSTRLENNPAIITIGPAGEMKMAAANISIKDPDGGIRSNGRGGLGAVMGSKRVKFISVTPGDAKLEIADPEAFKAANRTFAKALVDHPVSQALGQYGTNVLVNIINESGGLPTKNFTQGQFEGHEKISGETMHDTIKERGGRVKHNCHPGCVIQCSQVYHDADGKKLTSGFEYESIWAMGADCCVDNLDHIAMADKLMDDIGIDSIETSVAFGVAMEAGILEFGDGEGVCRMLKEDVATGTGLGRVIGNGAGSVGRTYGVTRVPVVKNQAIPAYDPRAIKGIGITYATSTQGADHTMGYTIATNILNVGGAVDPLTKEGQVELSRNLQIATAAIDSTGMCLFIAFAALDNEECLPALIDLLNARFGISLTADDVVNLGKYILKTEREFNEKAGFTNLDDRLPEFFYNEPLSPHNVVFDFSGEEIDTFWDF; encoded by the coding sequence ATGAAAGACAGAATTTTTAGGGTAAACCTCACCGACATGACCACTACGGTCGAGGATGTACCGGAATCCTGGGCAGGACATGGCGGACGAGGCCTTACCTCAACCATAGTTGCTGCAGAAGTTGATCCGACCTGCCACCCGCTGGGACCCAAAAACAAACTTGTTTTCGCTCCGGGTCTGCTCTCGGGTACAGTTGCGGCCAACTCCGGCCGTCTCTCTGTCGGTGGCAAGAGCCCTCTGACAGGAACTATCAAAGAGGCTAACGGTGGTGGTACCGCCGCCCAGTTAATGGCTCGCTGCGGTGTCAAAGCACTGATCCTCGAAGGACAACCTGCGGATGACAAATGGTTCAGCCTCGCCGTTACCCCTGAGGGAGTAACTATTGAGGAAGAAACCGAACTCGTAGGCAAAGGTAATTTTGCGGTTCTGGAGACACTCTCCACTCGTCTCGAGAACAATCCGGCCATTATCACTATCGGCCCTGCCGGTGAAATGAAGATGGCTGCTGCGAATATTTCCATCAAAGATCCGGATGGCGGTATTCGCTCCAACGGTCGTGGTGGCCTTGGCGCGGTAATGGGTTCCAAACGCGTGAAATTCATCTCTGTAACCCCTGGCGATGCCAAGCTTGAAATTGCTGACCCGGAAGCCTTTAAAGCAGCAAACAGAACTTTTGCCAAAGCACTGGTTGATCACCCGGTCAGCCAGGCACTTGGCCAGTATGGCACCAACGTTCTGGTTAATATCATCAACGAGTCTGGCGGCCTGCCGACCAAAAACTTTACCCAGGGCCAGTTCGAGGGACATGAAAAGATCTCCGGCGAAACCATGCACGACACCATCAAGGAGCGTGGCGGCCGCGTGAAGCACAACTGTCACCCTGGTTGTGTTATTCAGTGTTCCCAGGTGTACCACGACGCAGACGGCAAAAAGCTCACCTCGGGTTTTGAGTATGAGTCTATCTGGGCTATGGGCGCAGACTGCTGTGTTGACAACCTTGATCATATCGCAATGGCTGATAAGCTGATGGATGATATCGGTATTGACTCCATCGAAACATCAGTGGCATTCGGTGTTGCCATGGAAGCCGGCATCCTCGAATTTGGTGACGGTGAAGGCGTTTGTCGTATGCTGAAAGAAGATGTCGCTACCGGCACAGGATTAGGTAGAGTAATTGGTAACGGTGCCGGTTCTGTTGGCCGTACCTATGGTGTTACCCGTGTTCCGGTTGTCAAGAACCAGGCTATCCCTGCATACGATCCACGCGCCATTAAGGGTATCGGTATCACCTATGCTACCTCCACCCAGGGCGCAGATCATACCATGGGCTACACCATCGCCACCAACATCCTCAATGTCGGCGGCGCGGTAGATCCACTTACCAAGGAAGGCCAGGTTGAACTTTCCAGAAACCTGCAGATCGCCACTGCGGCCATCGATTCCACCGGCATGTGTCTGTTCATCGCTTTTGCAGCGCTGGATAACGAGGAGTGTCTGCCTGCTCTTATCGACCTGCTCAACGCCCGCTTCGGTATCAGCCTTACTGCTGATGACGTAGTAAATCTTGGTAAATACATCCTGAAGACTGAAAGAGAATTCAACGAGAAAGCCGGTTTTACCAACCTGGATGATCGTTTGCCTGAATTTTTCTACAATGAGCCTCTGTCACCGCATAACGTTGTATTTGATTTCAGCGGCGAGGAAATTGACACCTTCTGGGACTTCTAA
- a CDS encoding MoaD/ThiS family protein, translating to MKIKVKLFAYFRDNRFMEEFRDYPKGTTVGNVVDGLDIDREEVGVLMTNFRHTSFEAELKEDDILAIFPVVGGG from the coding sequence ATGAAAATCAAGGTCAAACTCTTTGCCTACTTTCGGGACAACAGGTTCATGGAAGAGTTCAGAGACTACCCAAAAGGTACCACTGTCGGCAATGTGGTTGACGGTCTCGACATAGACAGAGAGGAAGTTGGTGTGCTCATGACAAACTTCAGGCACACCAGCTTCGAAGCTGAACTGAAAGAAGACGACATCCTCGCCATCTTTCCAGTAGTTGGTGGTGGCTGA
- a CDS encoding GGDEF domain-containing protein, translating into MDSTRALILECRSSSPDDDTFISRVNGLVAQYGNSVYPALFETLTTLDLSQATARDYWQLIVAHRRHLMDALGREVDLLTATSDFLQTSTKLLNDPRLVDVSTYENVVTDSIHDKLTGLYNRPYFDETYEQQVSLAKRYDTELAVLFLDVDDFKEVNDSFGHLAGDFALQKVAKIIQDEKRDSDIASRYGGEEFVLLMPHTQSDSASILAERIRKKIELTEFEFDGKHFSLTISGGLASYPTDATDPRDLLTMADKAVYRAKGAGKNNISLFKQDKRKYLRVGMEREVLLKSFDFVNEPYTTFSSKNIGIGGMLLSGSTPLPVGSIQKMSVPVNGGEPLMLIGKVVRISEPHPSLFEIGMSFSLKEMTKLANSEIAIFLRKNSVEEVPKTLEPAYS; encoded by the coding sequence ATGGATTCCACCAGAGCGTTGATACTTGAGTGCAGGTCCAGCTCTCCGGATGATGATACATTCATTTCAAGGGTCAACGGACTTGTCGCGCAATATGGCAATTCTGTCTATCCCGCCCTTTTCGAAACTCTGACCACTCTCGACCTTTCGCAGGCAACTGCAAGAGACTACTGGCAACTCATTGTAGCCCATCGTCGTCATCTGATGGATGCTCTTGGCAGAGAGGTTGATCTGCTCACTGCCACGAGCGATTTTCTGCAAACCTCTACCAAACTTCTCAACGACCCGAGACTGGTCGATGTTTCCACTTATGAAAATGTTGTCACCGACTCAATACACGACAAGCTTACCGGCCTTTACAATCGTCCCTATTTCGACGAAACCTACGAGCAACAGGTATCGCTGGCAAAAAGATATGACACAGAACTTGCCGTACTTTTCCTCGATGTGGATGATTTCAAGGAAGTCAACGACAGTTTCGGTCACCTGGCCGGAGATTTCGCACTGCAGAAAGTGGCCAAAATTATTCAGGATGAGAAACGTGACAGTGATATAGCTTCAAGATATGGAGGCGAAGAGTTTGTTCTTCTCATGCCCCATACCCAAAGTGATAGCGCATCTATCCTTGCCGAACGTATCCGGAAAAAAATCGAGCTCACAGAATTTGAATTTGACGGTAAACATTTCAGCCTCACCATCAGCGGTGGTCTCGCGTCTTACCCTACAGACGCCACTGACCCCAGGGATTTACTGACCATGGCTGACAAAGCTGTATACCGGGCCAAGGGAGCAGGGAAAAACAACATATCTCTTTTCAAACAGGACAAACGCAAGTATCTCCGCGTTGGGATGGAACGCGAAGTCCTGCTGAAGAGTTTTGACTTCGTTAACGAACCGTACACTACCTTCAGCAGTAAAAATATCGGAATAGGCGGCATGTTACTTTCCGGCTCCACGCCGCTCCCGGTTGGCAGTATTCAGAAGATGAGCGTCCCGGTTAATGGTGGAGAACCTTTAATGCTGATAGGTAAAGTGGTTCGCATCTCAGAACCACACCCATCATTATTTGAAATCGGGATGAGTTTCTCCCTGAAAGAAATGACCAAGCTGGCCAACTCAGAAATAGCCATATTCCTTCGGAAAAATAGTGTCGAGGAAGTGCCCAAAACCCTTGAACCGGCCTACTCATAG
- a CDS encoding acylphosphatase gives MKTLHVNVRGRVQGVFYRDYSKRQADLLNIRGWIRNMPDGSVEAVISGNDSDVDQMIEWFQMGSPLSHVTSVHAEEVFYTEDLNNFEIRYYR, from the coding sequence ATGAAAACTTTACACGTCAATGTCAGGGGTCGGGTGCAGGGCGTATTCTATCGAGATTATTCTAAACGCCAGGCAGATTTACTGAATATCAGAGGCTGGATACGCAACATGCCTGACGGCTCCGTAGAAGCAGTCATCTCCGGCAATGATTCAGACGTGGATCAAATGATCGAATGGTTTCAAATGGGCTCCCCACTCTCCCACGTCACCTCCGTTCATGCCGAAGAGGTGTTCTACACTGAAGATCTGAACAACTTTGAAATCCGTTATTACAGGTAA